A stretch of the Janthinobacterium sp. B9-8 genome encodes the following:
- a CDS encoding cation diffusion facilitator family transporter — protein sequence MPHQHEHPHDQPGGHNEHHDHTFDHAHHHHNHGKPSSQKRLLVALIITGGFGLVELIGGVMTGSLALISDAGHMFTDAAALLLALIANLIGQRPANAANSYGYARAEVIGALINSLAMIALVVWIVVEAVSRLLDPHPVNGMGVMIIAVIGLLVNIISAWQLSHDHDNLNSRAAMIHVLGDLLGSVAAITAGAVIYFTGWQAIDPILSVVVSMLILRSTWNLLRQATHVLMEGVPQHLNLEEIGAALASEKGVVEVNDLHIWNISGGKVALSAHIVIEKPETWPLQLQHINHMLGERYGIQHITLQATWFSIRPTRSIPIHRIRH from the coding sequence ATGCCGCATCAACACGAGCACCCGCACGATCAGCCCGGCGGGCATAACGAACACCACGATCACACCTTTGATCATGCCCATCATCACCATAATCACGGCAAGCCTAGCTCGCAAAAAAGGCTGTTGGTGGCGCTGATTATCACGGGTGGCTTCGGCCTTGTTGAACTGATTGGTGGCGTAATGACCGGCTCGCTGGCACTGATTTCAGATGCAGGCCATATGTTTACCGATGCCGCCGCGCTACTGCTGGCCCTGATCGCCAATCTCATCGGCCAGCGCCCCGCCAATGCCGCCAACTCCTACGGCTACGCGCGGGCCGAGGTTATCGGAGCACTCATCAATAGCCTGGCGATGATTGCCTTAGTGGTATGGATCGTGGTGGAAGCCGTTAGCCGCTTGCTCGATCCTCATCCCGTAAACGGCATGGGCGTCATGATTATTGCCGTGATTGGCCTGCTGGTGAATATCATTTCGGCTTGGCAGCTGTCGCATGATCACGACAATCTAAATAGCCGTGCGGCGATGATTCATGTGCTGGGCGATTTGCTGGGATCCGTGGCCGCGATTACCGCAGGCGCTGTGATTTACTTTACCGGCTGGCAAGCGATTGATCCGATTTTATCGGTTGTGGTTTCGATGCTGATTTTGCGCTCAACGTGGAACCTGCTACGCCAAGCCACGCATGTCCTTATGGAAGGCGTGCCGCAACATTTAAATCTGGAAGAAATCGGTGCAGCTTTGGCATCCGAAAAAGGCGTGGTAGAAGTCAATGATTTGCATATCTGGAATATATCGGGCGGCAAAGTGGCGCTATCGGCGCATATTGTGATCGAAAAACCGGAAACCTGGCCCTTGCAGCTGCAACACATCAACCATATGCTAGGCGAGCGTTACGGTATCCAACATATTACCTTGCAGGCCACATGGTTTAGTATTCGTCCCACGCGTAGTATTCCTATTCACAGAATCCGGCATTAA
- the hmgA gene encoding homogentisate 1,2-dioxygenase, whose amino-acid sequence MSHATLSYLSGFGNEFASEALAGALPEGQNSPQKAPYGLYPEQFSTSAFTVPRAELRRTWMYRILPSAAHGKFERLEKQRPSSQLGAITPNRLRWDPLPIPDAPTDFIDGLITMAANSDAPEGITIHLYRANCSMQRAFFNADGEMLLVPELGRLRLVTELGVLEIEPEEIAVIPRGMKFRVELLGASASGYISENHGSPFRIPDLGPIGSNGLANPRDFLTPVAAYEDVDQSTQLVQKFLGEFWATTLSHSPFNVVAWHGNSVPYKYDLRRFNTIGTVSYDHPDPSIFTVLTSPSAVTGQANCDFVIFPPRWMVAENTFRPPWFHRNLMNEFMGLVRGEYDAKAGGFVPGGCSLHNVMSAHGPDARTFINASSAELKPQKIERTMAFMFETHGVIRPTQYALECAQFQTNYDDCWADMPKTFNKNQI is encoded by the coding sequence ATGTCACACGCTACTTTGTCTTACCTATCAGGGTTTGGAAATGAATTTGCCAGTGAGGCATTGGCAGGTGCTTTACCGGAAGGGCAAAATTCACCACAAAAAGCCCCTTATGGCTTATACCCGGAGCAGTTTTCTACCAGCGCCTTTACCGTGCCGCGTGCCGAGCTGCGCCGTACCTGGATGTATCGCATCCTGCCATCGGCGGCCCACGGCAAATTTGAGCGTTTAGAAAAACAACGCCCCAGCAGCCAGCTAGGCGCCATCACCCCTAACCGCCTGCGCTGGGATCCGCTGCCGATTCCTGATGCGCCGACTGATTTTATCGACGGCCTAATCACCATGGCCGCCAATAGCGACGCACCAGAAGGCATCACCATCCACCTTTACCGTGCTAACTGTTCGATGCAGCGGGCGTTTTTTAATGCCGACGGTGAGATGCTGCTGGTGCCGGAACTTGGCCGTTTACGCTTAGTCACTGAGCTAGGCGTATTAGAAATCGAGCCTGAAGAAATTGCCGTAATTCCACGCGGGATGAAATTCCGTGTGGAGCTGCTGGGCGCCAGCGCCAGCGGCTATATCAGCGAAAACCACGGCTCGCCTTTCCGTATTCCCGATCTGGGGCCCATCGGCAGCAACGGCCTTGCCAACCCACGCGATTTCTTAACACCGGTTGCAGCCTATGAAGATGTGGATCAGAGCACACAGTTGGTACAAAAATTCTTAGGTGAATTCTGGGCCACCACGCTGAGCCATTCGCCCTTTAATGTAGTAGCGTGGCACGGCAATAGCGTGCCGTATAAATATGATTTGCGCCGCTTTAATACTATAGGTACGGTGAGTTACGACCATCCCGATCCTTCAATCTTTACCGTGCTGACCTCGCCATCCGCCGTGACTGGGCAGGCCAATTGCGACTTTGTGATTTTCCCACCACGCTGGATGGTTGCTGAAAACACCTTCCGCCCACCTTGGTTTCATCGTAATCTAATGAACGAATTTATGGGTTTGGTACGCGGTGAGTATGATGCCAAGGCCGGTGGTTTTGTGCCGGGAGGCTGCTCCTTGCATAACGTGATGAGTGCTCACGGGCCAGATGCCAGAACTTTTATCAATGCCAGCAGCGCTGAATTAAAACCGCAAAAAATCGAGCGCACTATGGCATTTATGTTTGAAACCCACGGCGTGATTCGCCCAACGCAATACGCACTGGAATGCGCACAGTTTCAGACAAACTACGACGACTGCTGGGCAGACATGCCCAAAACATTTAATAAAAACCAGATTTAA
- the pyrC gene encoding dihydroorotase translates to MSKSITIIRPDDWHLHLRDGDLMAAVLPHTAKEFARAIVMPNLKPPVTTVDAAFAYRQRILEALPAGVQFDPMMVLYLTDHLIPEEVVKAKQSGFVKAVKLYPAGATTNSDSGVTNFDKVMPALEKMAELGLPFLVHGEVTDPQVDVFDREAAFIDSVLMVLQQRLPKLKIVFEHITTRQAAEYVLKAGPNIAATVTPQHLLMNRNALFTGGIRPHHYCLPVLKREEHRRALLAAVTSGSKKFFLGTDSAPHAKHTKEAACGCAGIYSAHAALALYAEAFESVGALDLLEAFASKNGPAFYGLPENTDTVTLLKESWQVPASYPFGEHNVVPLRAGEEIHWKLV, encoded by the coding sequence ATGAGCAAATCAATCACCATTATCCGCCCCGACGACTGGCATCTGCATTTACGCGATGGCGATTTAATGGCTGCCGTCTTGCCGCATACCGCTAAGGAGTTCGCACGGGCAATTGTTATGCCTAATCTGAAGCCGCCAGTGACCACCGTAGATGCGGCATTTGCCTATCGCCAGCGGATTTTGGAAGCCCTGCCTGCAGGCGTGCAGTTTGATCCGATGATGGTGCTGTATTTAACCGATCACTTAATCCCTGAAGAAGTGGTGAAAGCTAAGCAAAGTGGTTTTGTAAAAGCAGTGAAGCTTTATCCTGCTGGAGCGACGACTAATTCGGATTCCGGCGTGACTAACTTCGATAAAGTCATGCCTGCCTTAGAAAAAATGGCCGAGCTGGGCCTGCCATTTTTGGTGCACGGTGAAGTGACCGATCCGCAGGTGGACGTGTTTGATCGTGAAGCGGCGTTTATCGATAGCGTGCTGATGGTATTGCAGCAGCGGCTGCCTAAATTAAAAATTGTGTTTGAACATATCACCACCAGGCAGGCGGCTGAATATGTCTTAAAGGCTGGGCCAAATATTGCAGCTACGGTTACACCACAGCATTTATTGATGAATCGAAATGCCTTGTTTACTGGCGGAATTCGTCCGCATCATTATTGCCTGCCGGTACTGAAGCGTGAAGAGCATCGTCGTGCGCTTCTGGCGGCGGTGACATCTGGTAGCAAAAAATTCTTCCTAGGCACGGATAGTGCACCTCACGCTAAGCACACCAAGGAGGCGGCCTGTGGCTGCGCGGGTATTTATTCTGCCCATGCTGCGCTGGCTTTATATGCCGAAGCGTTTGAGTCGGTCGGAGCGCTTGATTTACTCGAAGCCTTTGCCTCTAAAAATGGCCCGGCTTTTTATGGCCTGCCAGAAAACACGGATACAGTCACTTTGCTTAAAGAAAGCTGGCAAGTGCCAGCCAGCTATCCATTTGGTGAGCACAATGTTGTGCCTTTACGCGCCGGGGAAGAAATCCATTGGAAGCTGGTTTGA
- a CDS encoding response regulator, whose translation MRLLLVEDDALLGDGIAEGLSDAGFVVDWLKDGESARLALMTEHSFDGVVLDIGLPRMDGLQLLAWIRRERGHLPVLLLTARDSIEDRIKGLDAGADDYLIKPFALGELCARVRALVRRGLGKHDGELCWQDLVLDPAHQSVQQAGQILNLTAMEYRLLHLLMANHPHYLSRPQFEEKLYGWQQDIESNTLDVHLSHLRKKLNKVVIRNARNLGWRLET comes from the coding sequence ATGCGCTTACTACTGGTTGAAGACGATGCCCTCTTAGGCGATGGCATTGCCGAGGGTTTAAGCGATGCTGGCTTTGTGGTCGATTGGCTAAAAGACGGCGAATCGGCCAGGCTAGCCTTGATGACGGAGCATAGCTTTGATGGTGTAGTGCTGGATATTGGCCTGCCGCGTATGGATGGCTTGCAGCTTTTGGCGTGGATACGCCGCGAGCGCGGCCATTTGCCAGTACTCTTACTCACGGCCAGAGACAGTATTGAAGATCGCATCAAGGGGCTGGATGCGGGGGCAGATGATTATCTGATCAAGCCCTTTGCCTTAGGTGAGCTTTGCGCAAGGGTACGGGCTTTAGTACGCCGTGGTCTGGGCAAACATGATGGCGAGCTATGCTGGCAGGATCTGGTGCTCGATCCGGCACATCAATCGGTGCAACAAGCAGGCCAGATACTCAATCTCACGGCGATGGAATACCGACTATTGCATCTTTTAATGGCGAATCATCCGCATTATTTATCACGCCCCCAGTTTGAAGAAAAGCTCTATGGCTGGCAGCAGGATATTGAAAGCAACACCCTCGATGTACATCTCTCGCATTTACGCAAAAAGCTAAATAAAGTAGTCATACGCAATGCTCGGAATCTGGGCTGGCGATTAGAAACATGA
- a CDS encoding ATP-binding protein: MKNWLKSASLATRLTLLVLLLTSLTWAAFSAVLLYETHDEVNELLDKQLYVYTELLWQSLDDSDDLKILISGKPDHLPRVVFSLYSSEGKLLLSSSEYVLPFQTEYEKKTRTITMDDHRWEIAVRQNDERQLIVGEPHQKREQLIDEIIEYLGITAMIALAILLPLLLLAIRQGLLPLRAVDAELARRAPDNLEALTLAVPREIAPLRNRLNTLFAQVSATLEKERRFTADAAHELRTPLAGLRVQIELAQGSPRPEAREKALKQALLGVDRSTHLVGQLLELARLDFAAIQTDQKVDIVQLAEYALQDAGLAPEYLHTENTGTWYGHAGLLALLLRNLLDNAKRYAGENTAITIQINQNSICISDNGPGVAPEVLARLGERFYRPPGQSQTGAGLGLSIVHRIAELHRAHVTLASNHGFQVTIRQERIGPPSKAKPVQS; the protein is encoded by the coding sequence ATGAAAAATTGGCTGAAAAGCGCCTCGCTTGCCACACGGCTTACCCTACTGGTGCTGCTACTCACCTCACTCACCTGGGCCGCATTCAGCGCCGTTTTGCTCTATGAAACCCACGATGAAGTCAACGAGCTGCTGGATAAACAGCTTTATGTTTATACCGAGCTGCTTTGGCAAAGCCTGGACGACAGCGACGATTTAAAAATCTTAATCAGTGGCAAACCCGATCACTTACCCCGTGTAGTTTTTAGCCTCTACAGCAGTGAAGGCAAGCTTTTGCTCTCCAGCAGTGAGTATGTTTTGCCGTTTCAAACCGAATACGAGAAAAAAACCCGCACCATCACAATGGATGATCACCGCTGGGAAATCGCCGTTCGCCAAAATGATGAGCGACAACTTATCGTGGGCGAGCCACACCAAAAGCGCGAGCAGTTGATTGATGAAATCATTGAATATCTAGGGATCACCGCCATGATTGCCTTGGCCATTCTATTGCCGCTGCTGCTCTTGGCTATTCGGCAAGGATTACTGCCACTGCGTGCCGTCGATGCCGAACTTGCCCGCCGTGCCCCCGATAATCTGGAAGCACTCACCCTCGCCGTGCCGCGTGAAATTGCACCGCTACGCAACCGGCTCAATACACTCTTTGCCCAAGTGAGCGCCACCTTAGAAAAAGAGCGGCGATTTACTGCCGATGCGGCCCACGAGCTACGCACGCCTCTGGCCGGATTACGCGTACAAATCGAGCTGGCCCAAGGCAGCCCGCGCCCCGAAGCGCGTGAAAAAGCGTTAAAACAAGCTCTGCTGGGCGTGGATCGCAGCACCCATCTGGTCGGACAATTGCTTGAACTCGCCCGCTTAGATTTTGCTGCCATTCAAACAGATCAAAAAGTAGATATCGTGCAACTAGCCGAGTACGCATTACAAGATGCAGGGCTAGCCCCGGAATACTTACATACAGAAAATACCGGCACTTGGTATGGGCACGCGGGATTACTGGCGCTGCTACTGCGCAATTTGCTCGATAATGCCAAGCGCTACGCCGGAGAAAACACGGCCATCACGATCCAGATCAATCAAAACTCCATATGCATTAGCGATAATGGCCCCGGCGTTGCGCCCGAGGTATTGGCCCGCCTAGGTGAGCGCTTTTATCGACCGCCCGGCCAAAGCCAAACCGGTGCAGGGCTAGGATTATCGATTGTGCATCGCATTGCCGAGCTGCACCGTGCCCACGTTACCCTTGCCAGTAATCATGGTTTTCAAGTCACAATCCGTCAGGAACGTATTGGCCCGCCTAGCAAAGCAAAACCAGTACAGAGCTAG
- a CDS encoding IclR family transcriptional regulator — protein sequence MAENDRRQSVGSAEVAAHILKALADLAPATSLTHLAEYAGMPASKVHRYLQALIATGFAEQDSASNHYALGHEALRVGLIALGKMDVLKVATPYLLNLRDQLNETVFFAVWSNKGATVVQVEQALRSISLITQVGSVLPPFKSATGLVFSAYLPEQELKLLLQEAVISEVEAQQINSLLANIRSQGWHSIQGLLISGVDAISAPVFNARKQIIGVATVVGSSSSALQPEAESELVQRLLEATQAISRRMGAV from the coding sequence ATGGCAGAAAACGATAGACGGCAAAGTGTGGGCTCAGCAGAAGTGGCTGCGCATATTTTAAAAGCACTGGCCGATCTGGCTCCCGCGACATCTCTAACCCATTTGGCCGAATACGCCGGTATGCCCGCCAGCAAAGTACATCGCTATTTACAGGCGCTGATTGCCACGGGTTTTGCTGAGCAAGATTCAGCCAGCAATCATTACGCCCTCGGTCATGAGGCCTTACGTGTAGGCCTGATTGCGCTGGGCAAGATGGACGTATTGAAAGTCGCCACGCCTTATCTTTTAAATTTGCGCGATCAACTGAATGAAACGGTGTTTTTTGCGGTATGGAGCAATAAGGGCGCAACTGTTGTGCAAGTTGAGCAGGCGCTTAGATCAATCAGTCTGATTACCCAGGTGGGATCGGTATTGCCTCCGTTTAAATCGGCCACTGGCTTAGTTTTTAGCGCGTATTTGCCTGAACAGGAGCTCAAACTTTTACTGCAAGAAGCGGTTATTTCTGAGGTAGAAGCTCAGCAAATCAATTCCCTGTTGGCCAATATACGCAGTCAGGGCTGGCATAGCATTCAAGGCCTGTTAATTAGCGGCGTCGATGCCATCTCCGCCCCGGTATTTAATGCCCGCAAGCAAATTATCGGGGTCGCTACCGTGGTCGGTTCATCCTCTTCTGCTTTGCAACCAGAGGCAGAGAGTGAGCTGGTGCAAAGGCTACTGGAGGCCACTCAAGCCATTAGCCGCAGGATGGGCGCGGTTTGA
- a CDS encoding sulfite oxidase heme-binding subunit YedZ yields the protein MRFSKPLLFIACLLPLAWIIFSTGQAINPIEFLTRQTGTWTLNFLLITLAVTPLRRLSAYGKLLLYRRMLGLYVFFYAFIHALTFFVFDHGLDPAAIWHDVIKRPFVTVGFLAFVLLIPLAATSNQAAIRKLKRQWQRLHKLVYLIASLGVLHYLWLVKRDLTTPLIYAAILGLLFLMRTPMARRLDGILKQKGL from the coding sequence ATGCGTTTTAGTAAACCTCTACTCTTTATCGCCTGTCTCTTGCCGCTGGCTTGGATTATATTTTCAACAGGGCAAGCCATTAACCCGATTGAGTTTTTAACTCGGCAAACCGGCACATGGACGCTGAATTTTCTGCTGATCACCCTCGCCGTTACACCGCTACGCCGGCTTAGTGCTTATGGAAAGCTACTGCTTTACCGCCGCATGCTGGGGCTTTATGTGTTTTTTTACGCCTTTATTCATGCGCTTACCTTCTTTGTATTCGATCATGGCCTAGACCCCGCAGCCATCTGGCACGACGTGATCAAACGCCCTTTTGTAACCGTTGGATTTTTGGCTTTTGTCTTGCTGATTCCGCTGGCGGCCACATCGAATCAAGCCGCGATACGCAAACTAAAACGCCAATGGCAACGCCTGCATAAGCTGGTTTATCTGATTGCTAGCTTGGGAGTGCTGCATTATCTGTGGCTGGTAAAACGAGATTTAACAACCCCGCTTATCTATGCGGCCATCTTGGGGCTATTGTTTTTGATGCGCACGCCAATGGCGCGGCGATTGGATGGGATCTTGAAGCAAAAAGGTCTGTAG
- the proB gene encoding glutamate 5-kinase has translation MSQSIIHVAHRIVVKVGSSLVTNEGRGLDHAALLRWAQEIAEVSKMGKQVVLVSSGAIAEGVARLGWSQKPTSVHEKQAAAAVGQMGLCQAYESAFRAYGLKTAQILLTHEDLADRTRYLNARSTLMTLLNLGVIPIINENDTVVTAEIKFGDNDTLGALVTNLIEGDALIILTDQTGLYTADPRSNPNAKLVEDAQAGDSTLEEMAGGAGSSVGTGGMYTKIIAAKRAARSGASTVIASGREHEVLARLARGERIGTQLTAQSTPLAAKKQWIADHLQLKGSVVLDAGAVRALRLQGSSLLPIGVKEALGDFLRGDVVSCVDASGVEIARGLANYSAAETRRIMCLPTGQIEAALGYIDESELIHRDNMVLMGV, from the coding sequence ATGTCGCAGAGCATTATTCACGTCGCGCACCGTATTGTGGTGAAAGTTGGCTCTAGCTTGGTTACCAATGAAGGCCGTGGTTTAGATCACGCCGCTCTTTTGCGCTGGGCGCAGGAAATTGCCGAAGTCTCAAAAATGGGCAAACAGGTGGTGCTGGTCTCATCTGGCGCAATTGCCGAGGGCGTGGCGCGCTTGGGCTGGTCGCAAAAGCCGACTTCGGTACATGAAAAACAGGCTGCCGCTGCTGTTGGGCAGATGGGGCTATGTCAGGCTTATGAGAGCGCTTTTCGCGCTTATGGCTTAAAAACTGCGCAAATTCTGCTTACGCACGAAGATCTGGCCGATCGCACCCGCTATTTAAATGCCCGCTCAACCTTGATGACGCTGCTCAATCTGGGCGTGATTCCCATCATTAATGAAAACGATACGGTGGTGACTGCCGAAATTAAATTTGGCGATAACGATACCTTGGGCGCTTTGGTGACTAATCTGATCGAAGGTGATGCGCTGATTATCCTGACCGATCAAACCGGTCTTTATACGGCCGATCCTCGCTCTAATCCCAATGCCAAGCTGGTTGAAGATGCTCAAGCAGGGGACTCCACTCTGGAAGAAATGGCTGGCGGCGCAGGCTCTAGCGTGGGCACGGGTGGTATGTATACCAAGATTATTGCCGCCAAACGCGCAGCCAGAAGCGGCGCATCGACCGTGATTGCCAGTGGCCGAGAGCACGAGGTATTAGCGCGCCTCGCCCGAGGTGAGCGGATTGGCACTCAGCTAACGGCACAATCAACGCCACTCGCCGCTAAAAAGCAATGGATTGCTGATCATTTGCAACTGAAAGGGTCGGTTGTTTTGGATGCTGGCGCGGTACGGGCGCTGCGTTTACAAGGCTCCAGCCTGCTGCCTATTGGCGTAAAAGAAGCGCTTGGCGATTTCTTGCGCGGGGATGTGGTGAGCTGCGTGGATGCGAGTGGAGTAGAAATTGCTCGCGGCCTGGCGAACTACAGCGCTGCTGAAACCCGCCGGATTATGTGTTTACCCACAGGGCAGATCGAAGCGGCCTTGGGCTATATCGACGAATCAGAGCTGATTCATCGCGATAATATGGTGTTGATGGGCGTGTAG
- a CDS encoding HD-GYP domain-containing protein — protein MIKKIPIEVLKIGMYIHDLNVDWMDHPFLRKQFVVKTDEDLQKIIASGTHEVYIDTDRGLDYAHAPTVDEVNASIEEEMVRIATAPAPVIQVSSTEEMTRAKRIHKQAHNLVRTVMQDARMGKAIQMDDVEEVVEAITDSILRNGSALMGLSGIKDKDEYTFLHSVSVCTLMVTFTKSMNFPAELIRQAGIGGLLHDTGKTMVPNEILNKPGRLTEAEFEVMRSHPMEGFKILAKIDSIGDIPLEITLHHHERMDGSGYPHKLPGENITQLTQMASVVDVYDAITSDRCYHKGMPASEGLKKLWEWSKFHFNPTLVQAFMRTVGIYPVGSLVKLESGRLAVVLEQNEGNLLMPRVKAIFSTKANTYIPPVEIDLSKPMGLGGADRITGHESPDKWGIDITRFLIPPG, from the coding sequence ATGATCAAGAAAATCCCCATTGAAGTGCTAAAGATCGGTATGTACATCCATGATCTGAATGTGGACTGGATGGATCATCCCTTTTTGCGCAAGCAGTTTGTGGTTAAAACGGATGAAGATCTGCAGAAGATCATAGCCTCAGGCACGCATGAAGTGTATATCGATACCGATCGTGGTCTTGATTATGCGCATGCGCCTACGGTAGACGAAGTCAATGCGTCTATTGAGGAGGAGATGGTGAGAATTGCCACCGCACCAGCGCCGGTTATTCAGGTATCAAGCACAGAAGAAATGACCCGTGCCAAGCGCATTCATAAGCAGGCGCATAATTTGGTGCGCACAGTGATGCAAGATGCCCGCATGGGTAAAGCGATTCAAATGGATGATGTAGAAGAAGTGGTCGAGGCGATTACTGATTCTATTTTGCGTAATGGCAGCGCATTAATGGGCTTATCCGGGATTAAAGATAAAGACGAATATACTTTTCTGCATTCGGTGAGCGTTTGCACGCTGATGGTGACTTTTACTAAAAGTATGAATTTTCCGGCGGAATTAATTCGCCAGGCAGGTATTGGCGGCTTATTGCACGATACGGGTAAAACGATGGTGCCGAATGAAATACTGAATAAACCGGGGCGATTAACAGAGGCAGAGTTTGAAGTGATGCGCTCGCATCCTATGGAAGGTTTTAAAATATTGGCGAAAATTGATTCAATTGGCGATATTCCCCTGGAAATTACTTTGCATCATCACGAGCGTATGGATGGCAGTGGTTATCCGCATAAATTGCCCGGCGAAAACATTACCCAGTTAACGCAAATGGCTTCGGTGGTGGATGTATACGATGCCATTACTTCGGATCGCTGCTATCACAAAGGCATGCCTGCATCGGAAGGATTAAAAAAATTATGGGAATGGAGCAAATTCCACTTTAATCCAACGCTGGTTCAAGCTTTTATGCGTACCGTCGGTATTTATCCGGTGGGCTCTCTGGTGAAGTTAGAATCAGGCCGTTTAGCCGTGGTGCTGGAGCAAAATGAGGGCAATTTATTAATGCCAAGGGTAAAAGCTATTTTTAGCACCAAGGCCAATACTTATATCCCCCCTGTAGAAATCGATTTATCTAAACCCATGGGCCTAGGCGGGGCGGACCGTATCACGGGCCATGAATCGCCAGATAAATGGGGAATCGACATCACCCGATTCTTGATTCCTCCAGGGTAA
- a CDS encoding CNP1-like family protein, translated as MQRFLLLALLAIPLLANAAEYNTSRPAGIESDGTTISRLLKDTPPPKPEEKAFSKPDPTKLQKWQEFTANYDSRMNKFEVALDGIMVGEDEIIRYAVAVTSKGSKVRNVSFEGIDCKTKQYRSYAYLSGDQWQDLNRPWELIFKDKRNGYQFKLAKEFCWGGAPASVEKIVDSMTSNEPLKIVR; from the coding sequence ATGCAACGCTTTTTGCTCTTGGCCCTGCTTGCCATCCCTCTCTTGGCCAACGCCGCTGAATACAATACAAGTCGCCCAGCAGGAATAGAGAGCGATGGCACGACGATCTCCCGCCTGCTCAAAGACACACCACCTCCCAAGCCGGAAGAAAAGGCGTTTAGCAAACCTGACCCTACAAAACTCCAGAAATGGCAAGAATTCACCGCCAATTACGATTCCAGAATGAATAAATTTGAAGTTGCGCTGGATGGCATTATGGTGGGGGAAGATGAAATTATTCGCTACGCTGTAGCCGTGACCAGCAAGGGCAGCAAGGTAAGAAATGTCAGTTTTGAGGGCATTGATTGCAAAACCAAACAGTATCGCAGCTATGCCTACTTAAGCGGCGATCAATGGCAAGACCTCAACCGCCCATGGGAGCTTATCTTTAAAGATAAGCGCAATGGCTATCAATTCAAATTGGCTAAAGAATTCTGCTGGGGAGGCGCACCGGCTTCGGTAGAAAAAATCGTCGATTCAATGACCTCGAACGAACCACTCAAGATTGTTCGATAA
- a CDS encoding PepSY domain-containing protein has translation MKIATLLAITTLAASSFSMADNYYCATHPKSEWLAGSVAHTKIVAMGYKVKEFKESGNCYKIEGWNKEGQKVDVYFDPKTLDLVKSKLDD, from the coding sequence ATGAAAATCGCTACTTTACTTGCCATCACCACGCTTGCTGCTTCTTCTTTCAGTATGGCTGATAACTACTACTGCGCCACCCACCCAAAATCGGAATGGCTAGCTGGCAGCGTGGCTCATACCAAAATTGTAGCGATGGGCTACAAGGTGAAAGAGTTTAAAGAATCTGGCAATTGTTACAAAATTGAAGGCTGGAATAAGGAAGGCCAAAAAGTAGACGTTTATTTCGATCCAAAAACCTTAGACTTAGTAAAATCTAAATTAGACGATTAA
- a CDS encoding sulfurtransferase TusA family protein gives MSSRPEHQQAADLSGLNCPLPILRTKKALATMQSGEVLHVICTDPATPTDFTAFCRQTGHELIETWPQDDKFLFLIRKR, from the coding sequence ATGTCCAGCCGCCCAGAGCACCAGCAAGCCGCCGATTTAAGTGGCCTCAATTGCCCGCTGCCTATCCTGCGCACTAAAAAGGCGCTTGCCACGATGCAAAGTGGTGAAGTGCTGCATGTGATCTGTACCGATCCGGCGACGCCAACCGATTTCACCGCCTTTTGCCGCCAAACAGGGCACGAGCTTATCGAGACCTGGCCGCAAGACGATAAATTTTTGTTTTTGATTCGTAAACGCTAA
- a CDS encoding 2Fe-2S iron-sulfur cluster-binding protein, translating into MYKLTFINIQDSTRLECDAEADSILISAVRSLVSDGKLQLAWRCGQGTCGACKVRLEHAGSGGMVTLGGKERNVMARHAGLAADSPLTVPDTPELVRLACHIQIKSDLTIYV; encoded by the coding sequence ATGTACAAATTAACTTTCATCAACATACAGGATTCCACCCGTCTGGAATGCGACGCTGAAGCAGACAGCATACTCATTTCTGCCGTCAGATCATTGGTAAGCGATGGAAAATTACAACTCGCATGGCGCTGCGGTCAGGGAACATGTGGGGCATGTAAAGTACGTTTAGAACACGCAGGCAGCGGAGGGATGGTGACGCTGGGAGGCAAAGAAAGAAATGTCATGGCCCGCCATGCAGGGCTGGCTGCCGATTCCCCTCTCACGGTTCCCGATACACCCGAGCTAGTCCGGCTGGCTTGCCATATTCAAATTAAAAGTGATTTAACGATATATGTTTAG